The Bacteroidota bacterium nucleotide sequence GGCATCCTTACGAACCTCAATGAAGGCGACGTTCTTTTTATAGACGAAATCCACCGCCTAAGCCCCATTGTTGAAGAGTATCTCTATTCTGCAATGGAGGACTACAAAATTGACATTATCATTGATTCTGGCCCCAATGCGCGCAGTGTACAAATTACCCTACCGCCATTTACCCTGATTGGAGCTACAACCCGAAAAGGGTTGCTCACCGCACCCATGCGTGCGCGATTTGGCATCGATTTTCGATACGACTATTACACGGCTGAACTGCTTAAAAAAATTGTCACCCGCTCAGCCGGAATTCTTAATGTGGAAATCGATGAAGACGGTGCCTTTGAAATAGCCCGACGAAGCCGGGGGACACCACGTATTGCAAACCGGCTCCTACGACGAACCCGCGACTTTGCCGAGGTGAAAGGGGATGGCCGCATTACGCTTGAAATTGCAGATTTCTCTCTTAATGCACAGGATGTGGATGAGGAAGGGCTGGACGAAATGGACAAGCGCATCCTGCTTACTATTATCGAAAAATTTGGCGGTGGCCCCACGGGCCTGTCGAACTTGTCAGTATCCGTCGGAGAAGATGCGGGTACGATAGAAGAAGTGTATGAGCCCTATTTGATTCAGGAAGGATTTTTAGAGCGCACGCCGCGAGGTAGGTTGGCAACACCGCGAGCGTATGCCCATTTTGACAGGATGCATCCCGGTGAAATTGGTGACTTGTTTGATTAGGCGTCACAATTTGTCTTTATACGGCAAATGTGCAGGAATGAGCGGTAATTTTTTCGGGAAGTGGAAATAAATGCCGGTAGTCCCGGCTTTGGGTTCAGAAGCTGTAAAAAAGTTTGGATTCGCATGCTTCCATGCATTATTTTCCGGCAGTTCACCTTTGTGCACCCTAATCGCATTTACAGATAGAGGAGGTAGCTCCTATGCCATATGTAGTAACTGAGGCTTGCATCAACTGCAAACACACCGATTGTGTTGAAGTCTGCCCCGTTGATTGTTTTTATGAAGGCCCCAATTTTCTGGTTATCCATCCTGAGGAGTGCATCGACTGTAATGCATGCGTCCCGGTGTGCCCGGTAGAGGCCATTTACGCAGAAGACGAACTGCCCGAGAATCTGGCGCACTATGAGCAATGGAATGCTTATCTGTCTGACAAGTGGCAGAAGCTGGACAAGAACATGGTTGAGAAGAGCGATGCGTTACCTGACGCTGAAGAATGGGCGACCAAAGAAAAGTCCGAGCAGGATATTCTTGATTGGCAGACGGATTAATACCCGTAGGAAAATCGAAACTGAAAAATACGACCTATTTGCAGACCGCAAGATGCTTCGGCGTCTTGCGGTTTTTTTATCTTGAGATAATCATGCGTTCGGTGCGCGTGCCCTGGGTGGTTTCCAGTCGGAGTAGATACAACCCGTTAGGCAAGGCTGAGCCATCCAGTTCCAGGGTGTAGGTGCCGGCGGGTTGCTGGGCGTCAACAAGGGTGCGTACTTCCCGGCCAAGAATGTCGTATACCGACAGCTTGACCTGGTCGCTGGTTGCAAGTGTATAGCCCAGCGTGGTTTGAGAAACAAAGGGGTCGGGATAGTTGGCGTGAAGTGTCAGGTTGCGGGGGACGTCGAAGCCACCATTTACTGTCTCGAGTGTCGAGTAGGACAGCGTTGCGTCGCGTAGTCTCCAGAATTCGCTCCCGGCCAGTTTGCTTTGTGCGCCAAAATCAACACGGAGCCATACTTGTTGCCCTTTGTGGTCGAGCAAGTCGAAAGTGAGCAACTGGGTACCTGCTTGTTGTCCGGTGATCGCCTCCTGGCCCCGCATACTGGCCGGCACGGTGTCTGCATCAGACAGGTTGCCTCTATAGCCCTGAACCGGTGTTAGTACGGCCCATGAATCTGCAAAGTCAGTTGACAGCTTAAGGTTGCCGCCGTGGTTTGCAAGGAAGCTGTGTTCGTGCTCAAAGACTACCTGCAGATTATCCACGTTGGCTGGCAGGTCAAGTGGCCCCCATACCAGGCTCGAGACTTCGTTGTGTGGTTCTTGTCCAACGAGTACCCATGCGGCCTCATCAAGGGACCACATGCCTGTTGGTTTGGCGTCGCCCAGCAGGTCAATGCTATCCATCAACCGGTATTCGATTTTGAACGGCGGGTCATCCTGTGCGGGGAAGGTGTTGGTGTTACCCGCAAAGTCAGAGACCCGCAGCCGGTAGGTTAGGACGTCACCTACGTTGAAAGAAGTTGTCGCGGCAAAAGGAAAGGCCCCGGAGAAACCAAGACTACGGGAGGTGCTCATGGCCAGTCGGTAGCTACCATCTGGCACGCCTGCGTCATTGAGGAAGGCATAATCGATAAATACATCTGCGACGCCGGTGCTGTCGAACAATTCAACGTAAGGTTCGGGGGGGAGTTGGCCGGCTTCACGTACGGCATTGGCCTGCGGCAACAGGGTAGCTTGCGGCGCGTTGGTGTCTGTCCGGCGCTCAATCAAGACTGTGATGTCATCGAGTAACCAGCCGGCATAGTCAATTGCTGTCTCTG carries:
- the ruvB gene encoding Holliday junction branch migration DNA helicase RuvB translates to MASKDEDLEKMLRPSRLDDFVGQEKIKENLHVFMTAALQRGEALDHVLLSGPPGLGKTTLAYIIAEEMGAGIKSTSGPVIDKPASIAGILTNLNEGDVLFIDEIHRLSPIVEEYLYSAMEDYKIDIIIDSGPNARSVQITLPPFTLIGATTRKGLLTAPMRARFGIDFRYDYYTAELLKKIVTRSAGILNVEIDEDGAFEIARRSRGTPRIANRLLRRTRDFAEVKGDGRITLEIADFSLNAQDVDEEGLDEMDKRILLTIIEKFGGGPTGLSNLSVSVGEDAGTIEEVYEPYLIQEGFLERTPRGRLATPRAYAHFDRMHPGEIGDLFD
- the fdxA gene encoding ferredoxin FdxA, with the protein product MPYVVTEACINCKHTDCVEVCPVDCFYEGPNFLVIHPEECIDCNACVPVCPVEAIYAEDELPENLAHYEQWNAYLSDKWQKLDKNMVEKSDALPDAEEWATKEKSEQDILDWQTD